In the genome of Bacteroidales bacterium, one region contains:
- a CDS encoding DUF2723 domain-containing protein, translated as MDKFRKLNNLFGWLSFGVAAFVYLSTIEPTASWWDCGEYISTAFKLQVGHPPGAPLFQLIGRFFSLFAFGDLSKVAMMVNIMSALSSAFTILFLFWTITMLGLKFVKESEITLGESIAILGSGLVGSLAYTFSDSFWFSAVEGEVYAMSSFFSAIVFWAILKWERVHDQPHSLKWIILIAYLVGLSIGVHLLNLLAIPAIALVFYYRRYSKVTWKGGLIALGISFVILAFIMFWIIPWTVNLAGKYEIMFVNEFGLPFNSGTVFYFIVLIGAILWSLRFTYKDTHSMVDYILGVVLLLLLAIFSWVSILALAALVGAYAFYKNGSSSVQYRNQLRSIFNTAVISIVFILIGYSSFFLLVIRANANTPINENDPSDAVSLLSYLNREQYGTWPTIYGQYYDTPLDEQKPYTDGNPIYVRDSKKGKYIITDDRKRSIPNYDSRFEMLFPRMWSNQKQSHVQAYKSWGKVKGVPIQYTNDEGKAETLYKPTFSENLRFFFNYQVGHMYMRYFMWNFSGRQNDTEGHGGIRYGNWISGIPFIDNGRLGDQSNLPESMSSPAKNKFFMLPLFLGLLGLYFHFKKQYKGAVVVLMLFFMTGIAIVMYLNITPYQPRERDYAFAGSFYAFAIWIGFGVMAIWDMLKKINEKVIAIAVTLICLALVPGIMAKEGWDDHTRANKYSARDFAVNYLESCAPNAILITNGDNDTFPLWYAQEVEGIRTDVRVVNFMLSSGDWYVHQLMRKIYKSDPLPFTLTYEQYNKGVNEVVAYTQQLNERVELKDLIRFIASEDPSTKYQVSSNKSIAIFPTKKVKMTIDSAKLVSSGIVPSYLAHKVLGSIEWDIKSNYLYKNDLMLLDFLATNQFERPIYFASPSSVSDAVEVDKYCYQEGFVYRFLPVLPDDRDFVQGLGSVNSEASYDILMNKCKWGNLADPKVYVDRESYRNSMIPKQNFVRLGRKLASEGKSDSAIKICDYVQQIFPDNKIHFDIYMSQFVEVYYLSKAFDKGNKLSNRLLDIYEQNADYIASLNPEFRANYEEDLSQAFGLFQMLKQLADEYGQKSISDRIDKYQKSRTGG; from the coding sequence ATGGACAAATTCAGGAAACTGAATAATTTATTTGGATGGCTATCATTTGGTGTTGCAGCCTTTGTATATCTATCTACCATCGAACCTACTGCCAGTTGGTGGGATTGTGGTGAATATATTTCGACAGCTTTTAAACTCCAGGTAGGTCATCCTCCCGGAGCGCCACTATTCCAGCTCATCGGAAGATTCTTTTCCCTCTTTGCCTTTGGAGATTTAAGCAAGGTGGCGATGATGGTAAATATTATGTCGGCGTTGAGCAGTGCTTTTACGATTCTTTTTCTATTCTGGACGATCACCATGCTAGGATTGAAGTTTGTAAAGGAAAGTGAAATTACTTTAGGAGAATCCATTGCCATTCTTGGAAGCGGACTTGTAGGTTCACTGGCTTACACTTTCAGCGATTCATTTTGGTTTTCTGCTGTAGAAGGTGAAGTATATGCAATGTCCTCTTTCTTTTCCGCAATTGTTTTTTGGGCAATTCTCAAATGGGAAAGGGTTCACGATCAGCCGCATTCACTTAAATGGATAATTCTGATTGCCTACCTGGTTGGTTTGTCCATTGGAGTTCACTTACTGAATCTACTTGCCATCCCTGCCATTGCCCTTGTATTTTACTATAGAAGGTATAGTAAGGTTACCTGGAAAGGTGGATTGATTGCACTCGGTATTTCATTTGTTATATTGGCATTTATCATGTTCTGGATCATCCCATGGACAGTTAACCTGGCCGGGAAGTATGAAATAATGTTTGTCAATGAGTTTGGCCTGCCATTCAATTCGGGAACAGTCTTCTATTTCATTGTATTGATAGGAGCGATATTGTGGAGTTTGCGATTCACCTATAAGGACACACATTCCATGGTTGATTATATTCTTGGTGTGGTGTTACTCTTATTATTGGCGATTTTCTCATGGGTCAGTATTCTGGCATTAGCTGCCCTGGTTGGTGCTTATGCCTTTTACAAAAATGGTTCATCCTCAGTTCAATACAGAAATCAGCTTCGATCCATTTTCAATACGGCAGTAATCTCCATAGTCTTTATCCTGATTGGATATTCATCTTTTTTCCTGCTTGTAATTCGAGCCAATGCTAATACACCTATAAATGAGAATGATCCGAGTGATGCAGTTAGCTTACTTTCATATCTCAATAGGGAGCAGTATGGTACCTGGCCGACTATTTATGGACAATATTATGATACTCCCCTTGATGAGCAGAAGCCATATACTGATGGTAATCCAATTTATGTAAGGGATTCAAAAAAAGGTAAGTATATTATTACCGATGATCGGAAGCGATCAATCCCCAACTATGATTCCCGTTTTGAAATGCTCTTCCCAAGAATGTGGAGTAATCAGAAACAAAGCCACGTCCAGGCATACAAAAGCTGGGGGAAAGTGAAGGGTGTTCCGATTCAGTATACAAATGATGAGGGCAAGGCTGAAACTCTGTACAAGCCTACTTTCTCTGAGAACTTGAGGTTCTTTTTCAATTACCAGGTTGGCCATATGTACATGAGATATTTTATGTGGAACTTCTCTGGCAGGCAAAACGATACAGAAGGCCATGGTGGTATTCGATATGGGAACTGGATAAGTGGGATTCCATTTATTGACAATGGCCGTCTAGGTGACCAGTCAAACCTTCCGGAGAGTATGTCAAGCCCTGCAAAGAATAAATTCTTCATGTTGCCTTTGTTCCTGGGATTATTAGGTTTGTATTTCCATTTCAAGAAACAATATAAGGGTGCTGTAGTAGTCCTGATGCTTTTCTTTATGACAGGAATTGCTATTGTTATGTACCTGAATATTACCCCGTATCAGCCCCGTGAAAGGGATTATGCATTTGCCGGGTCCTTCTATGCCTTTGCAATATGGATAGGTTTTGGAGTCATGGCGATTTGGGACATGCTGAAAAAAATTAATGAAAAGGTAATCGCTATCGCAGTTACATTGATCTGCCTGGCATTGGTGCCTGGAATTATGGCCAAGGAAGGCTGGGATGATCATACAAGAGCAAATAAATATTCTGCAAGGGATTTTGCTGTGAACTATCTGGAATCATGCGCTCCTAATGCAATATTGATAACAAATGGTGATAATGATACTTTCCCTCTCTGGTATGCCCAGGAAGTTGAAGGAATTCGTACCGATGTCAGGGTTGTAAATTTCATGCTCTCTTCAGGCGACTGGTATGTGCACCAATTGATGAGAAAGATCTATAAATCTGATCCTCTTCCTTTCACTTTAACCTATGAGCAGTACAACAAGGGAGTGAATGAAGTAGTAGCCTACACTCAACAATTAAATGAGCGTGTTGAACTTAAGGATCTCATCCGCTTTATAGCAAGTGAAGATCCTTCTACCAAATATCAGGTAAGCAGTAATAAAAGCATTGCTATTTTCCCGACGAAAAAAGTTAAAATGACTATTGATTCTGCGAAACTGGTGAGTTCTGGAATTGTACCTTCTTATCTGGCCCATAAAGTATTGGGTAGTATAGAGTGGGATATTAAATCAAACTATCTCTACAAAAATGACTTGATGTTGTTAGATTTCCTGGCTACTAACCAGTTTGAGAGACCGATCTATTTTGCAAGTCCCAGTAGTGTTAGCGATGCCGTGGAGGTTGATAAATACTGCTACCAGGAAGGGTTTGTTTACAGATTCCTGCCTGTGCTTCCTGATGACAGGGATTTCGTTCAGGGATTGGGGAGTGTTAATTCAGAAGCGTCATATGATATCCTGATGAATAAATGTAAATGGGGCAACCTGGCTGATCCAAAAGTTTATGTAGACAGGGAGAGTTACAGGAATTCGATGATTCCAAAACAGAATTTTGTCAGGTTAGGTAGAAAGCTAGCTTCCGAAGGGAAGAGCGATTCTGCCATTAAGATTTGTGATTATGTTCAACAGATTTTTCCTGATAATAAGATTCACTTTGATATCTATATGAGCCAATTTGTTGAGGTTTATTATTTATCTAAAGCTTTCGATAAAGGTAATAAACTGTCAAACAGGCTTCTGGATATCTATGAACAGAATGCGGATTATATCGCATCCTTGAATCCTGAATTCAGGGCGAATTATGAAGAAGACCTTAGCCAGGCATTCGGATTATTCCAGATGTTGAAACAATTGGCAGACGAATACGGTCAAAAATCAATCAGTGACAGGATTGATAAATATCAGAAATCCAGAACCGGCGGATGA
- the lgt gene encoding prolipoprotein diacylglyceryl transferase → MILNFINWSVRPEIFTIGSFSIRWYGLLFAMSFAIGYVIMLRFFRKENLPESLLDKLSIYMLVSTVIGARLGHVLFYEPANYLAHPLDILKIWEGGLASHGAAIGILLALYFFARSSKKTYFWTLDRIVVVVALAGFFIRMGNLMNSEIYGKVTDLPWGFIFSLAGEELPRHPTQIYEALCYLAIFGFLLNYYFKNAGKPREGFMFGFFLVTLFTVRFVLEFMKEPQVNFESSMTLNMGQWLSIPFILAGVFIIYKTRKLN, encoded by the coding sequence ATGATACTCAACTTTATTAACTGGTCAGTCAGACCGGAGATATTCACCATAGGTTCATTCAGCATAAGATGGTATGGGCTGTTATTTGCCATGTCATTTGCAATTGGATATGTGATTATGCTTCGCTTCTTCAGAAAAGAAAACTTGCCCGAATCACTTTTGGATAAACTGAGCATATATATGCTCGTTTCCACTGTGATTGGAGCACGGCTTGGTCATGTTTTATTTTATGAACCTGCCAATTACCTTGCACATCCCTTAGATATTCTTAAAATCTGGGAAGGTGGACTCGCAAGTCATGGTGCTGCTATCGGCATATTATTGGCTCTATATTTTTTCGCAAGAAGCAGTAAGAAAACTTACTTCTGGACACTCGACAGGATAGTCGTGGTTGTAGCCTTAGCCGGATTCTTTATTAGGATGGGAAATCTGATGAATAGTGAAATTTATGGCAAAGTGACAGATTTACCATGGGGATTCATCTTTTCATTAGCTGGGGAAGAATTGCCAAGACATCCGACGCAGATTTATGAAGCTCTCTGCTATTTAGCCATCTTCGGGTTTTTATTGAATTATTATTTTAAAAATGCTGGTAAACCAAGAGAAGGTTTTATGTTCGGTTTTTTCCTTGTAACACTGTTTACCGTTCGTTTCGTACTGGAGTTTATGAAAGAACCCCAGGTGAATTTTGAAAGTAGTATGACACTCAATATGGGACAATGGTTATCTATTCCATTTATCCTGGCCGGGGTATTTATTATATACAAAACAAGGAAGTTAAACTGA
- the dprA gene encoding DNA-protecting protein DprA encodes MDDLIYKIALTLIPGVGNINGKNLIAYCGGVKAVFCEKRRTLLKIPGVGEQTVNSILNSRVLDRAEEEIKFLTKYSIQPLFYLDDAYPSRLKQCNDGPLLLFFKGTADLNNSRVIAMVGTRNGTEYGREMCRKIIEGLRDENVLVVSGLAYGIDTWSHKSAMDVGLNTVAVLGHSLDRIYPYANRSLAERMISNGGLLSEFISGTKPDRENFPMRNRIIAGMVDAVVVVEAGEKGGALITAEIANSYARDVFAVPGRVGDSRSIGCNYLIRSHQAALITSAEDIRYMLNWDKIHTSGKPLQGQLFIPLTEDENLIVNLLQVHGETDIDSILMSTSLLPSRAAIALLHLEFENVIKCLPGKLYRLL; translated from the coding sequence ATGGATGATTTAATATATAAGATTGCTTTAACATTGATCCCGGGAGTGGGAAATATCAATGGAAAAAACCTGATTGCATATTGTGGTGGTGTAAAAGCAGTCTTTTGTGAAAAAAGAAGGACATTGCTAAAGATTCCCGGAGTTGGAGAACAAACAGTTAATTCAATTTTAAATTCCCGGGTACTTGATCGTGCTGAGGAGGAGATTAAATTTCTTACAAAGTATTCCATTCAACCCCTGTTCTACCTTGATGATGCTTATCCATCACGGCTTAAACAATGTAATGACGGGCCATTGCTCCTGTTTTTCAAGGGAACTGCTGATTTAAATAACTCCAGGGTAATTGCAATGGTTGGAACCAGAAATGGTACTGAATATGGAAGGGAAATGTGCAGAAAGATCATTGAAGGACTCAGAGATGAGAATGTATTGGTGGTTAGTGGGCTGGCGTATGGTATTGATACATGGTCACATAAATCTGCGATGGATGTTGGATTAAATACAGTAGCTGTCCTGGGTCACAGCCTGGACAGGATTTATCCATATGCAAATCGTTCTCTGGCTGAAAGGATGATCTCTAATGGAGGATTGCTTTCGGAGTTTATTAGTGGAACAAAACCAGATAGGGAGAATTTCCCAATGAGGAATCGCATAATAGCGGGGATGGTAGATGCTGTTGTTGTCGTTGAAGCCGGGGAGAAAGGCGGCGCCCTGATCACTGCCGAAATCGCAAATTCATATGCCAGGGATGTATTTGCAGTGCCTGGTAGGGTGGGAGATTCTCGTTCCATAGGATGTAATTATTTAATAAGAAGCCATCAGGCTGCTTTAATAACTTCTGCCGAAGATATAAGGTACATGTTAAATTGGGATAAAATTCATACTTCAGGAAAGCCTTTGCAAGGTCAATTATTCATTCCGTTAACTGAAGATGAAAACCTGATAGTGAATCTTTTACAGGTTCATGGTGAAACAGATATTGATTCAATCCTTATGTCTACATCTTTATTACCGTCGCGTGCAGCAATAGCCCTTCTGCATTTGGAATTTGAAAATGTGATCAAATGCCTTCCAGGTAAACTGTATCGGTTGTTATAA
- the rsgA gene encoding ribosome small subunit-dependent GTPase A: MKGIVIKSTGSWSTVLSENNEIIECRLKGQFRIHGIRTTNPVAVGDHIEFEYPRENEHGIIYEIYERHNYLIRKSIKLSKSAHIIASNIDRLYVIASIEQPRTSTGFIDRVLVTSEAYHIPASIVFNKTDLYSIDSTTRYNELIELYDSLGYGTHAVSAIQGNGIEELRNTLKGKVNLFTGHSGVGKSALINAIDPLLNIRTGHISDYHNKGMHTTTFAEMHVLSSGGYIIDTPGIKEFGLVHFESKEVAERFPEFRALLPECRYHNCTHVHEPGCAVKEALAKGLINKGRYSNYLSILNDENLDTVDFT; the protein is encoded by the coding sequence TTGAAAGGCATCGTAATTAAATCAACAGGCAGCTGGAGTACTGTATTATCAGAAAATAATGAGATTATTGAATGTCGGCTTAAAGGACAATTCAGGATTCATGGCATTCGGACTACAAATCCGGTGGCGGTTGGTGATCATATTGAATTTGAGTACCCCAGGGAAAATGAGCATGGAATCATTTACGAGATCTATGAGCGGCACAATTACCTTATCAGAAAATCAATAAAGCTTTCCAAATCTGCACACATCATCGCATCCAATATTGACAGGTTATATGTTATTGCAAGTATTGAGCAACCCCGAACATCTACTGGTTTCATTGATAGGGTTTTAGTTACTTCTGAGGCTTATCATATCCCTGCAAGTATCGTTTTTAATAAAACAGATCTCTATTCCATAGATTCAACAACCCGTTACAACGAATTGATTGAACTCTATGATTCTCTTGGATATGGTACTCATGCTGTATCTGCTATTCAAGGCAATGGGATAGAAGAACTTAGAAATACTCTTAAAGGTAAAGTTAATCTTTTTACCGGTCATTCGGGTGTTGGTAAGTCAGCCCTTATAAACGCGATTGATCCGTTGCTTAATATAAGGACAGGCCATATTTCCGACTATCACAATAAAGGCATGCACACCACCACATTTGCCGAAATGCATGTTTTAAGTTCAGGTGGATATATTATTGATACTCCTGGGATCAAGGAATTTGGGCTTGTACATTTCGAGAGCAAAGAGGTTGCAGAACGATTCCCTGAGTTCAGGGCATTGCTGCCTGAATGTCGTTACCATAACTGCACTCATGTGCATGAGCCCGGTTGCGCTGTAAAGGAAGCGTTGGCCAAGGGATTAATTAATAAAGGAAGATATTCAAATTACCTTTCTATACTGAATGATGAAAACCTTGATACCGTTGACTTTACCTAG
- a CDS encoding D-tyrosyl-tRNA(Tyr) deacylase, whose translation MRVVIQRVSNCTVTINENLHSTIGKGLFILLGIEAADNLEDLEWLCGKISRLRVFNDSLGVMNLSVAEAEGSIMVVSQFTLHASTKKGNRPSYIKSASPDIAVPLYESFLSRLEELSGRPVASGKFGAHMDISLVNEGPVTILIDSKNRE comes from the coding sequence ATGAGAGTTGTTATTCAAAGAGTCAGCAATTGTACTGTCACTATAAATGAGAATCTTCACAGCACAATAGGAAAAGGTTTATTCATTCTATTGGGTATTGAAGCAGCAGATAATCTGGAAGATCTTGAGTGGCTATGTGGAAAGATATCCAGGTTGCGGGTATTCAATGATTCTTTAGGTGTAATGAATCTATCAGTGGCAGAAGCGGAAGGAAGTATTATGGTTGTTAGCCAGTTTACTTTACATGCCAGTACAAAAAAAGGAAACAGGCCTTCGTATATTAAGTCTGCATCTCCGGATATTGCTGTTCCACTCTATGAATCTTTCTTAAGTCGCCTGGAAGAGTTATCTGGCAGGCCGGTAGCCTCCGGAAAGTTTGGTGCGCACATGGATATTTCACTGGTAAATGAGGGACCTGTTACTATCCTGATTGACAGCAAGAATAGAGAATAA